The genomic stretch GGATTGTTCAATCTGGCATGGAGGTTCGTTAATGACCGACCAACGTATTCTTTTAGTTGAAGGTGAAAGTGATAAAGATTTTTGTCAGCAATTAATTTGCACCCTTAAACTAAATGTAACTATCGAACCCGAAACACCTAGAAGTTTATGTCAACACGCAGAAAGTGATGGCGTTGATGTCTTACGCACCATTGCTTTACCTTTTGCTCTGACTCGTCTCAGCAAAAAACAAATAACGCATTTAGCCGTTATTGTAGACGCAGACTCATCTGTTCATGGTTATGGTTTTCTCAAACGCCGCGCACAGATCACGGTATTATTAGAGCAACATGGCTATATCATTCCAACATTACAGACTCCATTTAGTCAGGGCGAAATATTTCCACACACCAAAGCAGGCATCCCATCTGTTGGCTTATGGATCATGCCAACCCACAGCACTGATGGAATGCTAGAAGATTTACTGCTCGATAATTTAGGTAATCCCGCGCAACAATCCTTACTAAGCAAAGCCGACGCGGCTATCAGTGATTTAGGCGACTTACGCACGTTTAAAGACACACACTTATCCAAAGCTCGCCTTTCCACCCTACTGGCATGGCAAAAGAAACCCGGTACATCCGCAGGCAAAGCCTATCAATCGGGTGTATTCAGCGCCGACTCCACAGCCATCACTGCATTCACCCTCTGGCTCCAAAAAGTATTCCAATAACATGAACGGACTCAACCCTGAACAACAAGCTGCGGTCACGCACCTCGGCTCTCCCCTCCTCGTCCTCGCGGGCGCAGGCAGTGGCAAAACCCGTGTGATCACCCAGAAAATTGCCTGGATGATCCGCAAAGGCGTGCATTCTGCCGACCAAATCGCCGCGATCACCTTCACCAACAAGGCCGCCCGCGAAATGCGCGAACGCGCCACGCAACTCTTGACCAAGGAAGAAGCCAAAGGCTTAACCGTTTCCACCTTCCACACCCTTGGCCTCAATATCATCAAGCGCGAAGCCAAACGCCTCGGCTACAAAAAGAATTTCAGCATCCTCGACGCGCAAGACAGTGCCGCCATCCTCAAAGAACTCGCCCACAAAGAAGATGTGGAGGAAGCCGATAACCTGCGCTGGATCATTTCCCGCTGGAAAAACGACTTCATCTCAATCGAGCAAGCCGCCCTGCTCGCCAATACCACCGACGAAAAACTCGCCGCGATTTTATACGAAAAATACCAGCGTCAAATCAAAGCCTATAACGCCGTCGACTTTGATGACTTGATCGTGCTACCCGTGCAATTGTTCGAGCAACACCCCGACGCCCTGCAACACTGGCAAAATAAATTACGCTACCTGCTAGTCGACGAATACCAAGACACCAACGCCTGCCAATACCGCCTGATCCGCTTGCTGGCTGGCGTTCGTGGCGCACTGACTGCCGTAGGCGACGACGACCAATCCATCTACGCTTGGCGCGGCGCACGCCCGGAAAACATTGCGCAATTACAGCAAGATTACCCCATGCTCAAGGTCGTCAAGCTGGAACAAAACTACCGTTCCACCAGCCGCATCTTGCAAAGCGCCAACAAACTCATCGGCAATAACCCACATTTATTCGAGAAAAATCTGTGGAGCACCCTCGGCGAAGGCGACCCGATCCGTATCATGCCCGCCCGCACCCCCGAACACGAAGTCGAAAAAGTTGTCGGAGAAATCCTCAAATCCCGCTTCCGCGACCGCGCTGAGTTCAAGGATTTCGCCATCCTCTACCGAGGCAATCACCAAAGCCGCTTGTTTGAAAAAGCCCTGCGCGAAAACAATATCGCCTACAAAATCAGCGGTGGCACCTCGTTTTTCTCACGCGCCGAAGTCAAAGACATCCTCGCCTACCTGCGCCTGATCAGCAATCCCGACGACGATGCCGCCTTCCTGCGCATCATCAACACGCCCAAACGCGAAATCGGCACGTCCACGCTGGAAAAGCTCGGTGAATACGCCCACGAACGCAAAACCAGCCTGCTCACTGCCGCCCAAGAACTCGGCTTTGCCCAGCGCGTGTCTGCCAAAGCCACCCAGCGCATCGAAACCTTCTGCGGCTGGCTGCACGAAGTCACCCGTGCCGCCGAAAATGCCGACCCCACCAAAATCACCCAACAAGTCATCAATGACATCGGCTACGAAGACTGGCTAAAAAACACCTGCAATACCCCCAAACAAGCCGAATCGCGCATGAAAAACGTCTGGGAAATCGTCGAATGGATCCGCAAACTCCACGACGATGGCGCAGGCAAAGAAACCCTCAGCGACATCATCGCCCACATGAGTCTGGTTGACATGCTGGAGCGTAATAATGAAGAAAAAGAACAGGATGCGGTCAGCCTAATGACCTTACACGCCGCCAAAGGGCTGGAATTCCCCAGCGTGTTTCTGGTCGGTGTTGAAGAAGAACTCCTGCCCCACGCCAACAGCGTCGACGAACAAAGCATTCAGGAAGAACGCCGCCTCGCCTACGTCGGCATTACCCGCGCCCAGAAAAACCTCACCATCAGCTACGCCAAAACCCGTTCGCGCTACGGCGAAGCCTCCACCGTCGAACCCAGCCGTTTCCTTGACGAATTACCGCCAGAACATCTGGAATGGGAAGACAAAAAAGTGGTCACACCCGAAGAGCGGCAAGCGACCGCCAGTGCATATGTAGCTAATTTACAAGCATTATTAGGGGATTAAGCCCCCTCACGACGCTGGTTTCAAACGCGCCACTTCCCCAAAGTACGCGTACTCCCCCGCCCCCAGCCGCCCTATGGGCTGGAAAGCGGCAGCATCCACGTTAAGACGACCAGCTTCATTGATACTCGCAATACTATCAGCCGCATACAGCGCCTTGATCTTGCCCAGCAATAAGGCATAGCTACCATCCCCCAACGGAACTTCTGAATACAATTCACAGGCAAACGCCACCCGGCAATCTTTCAGACGGGGCAAGCTGAACCCTTCAAACGCAACGGTTTCTAATCCCAACATCTCAATTTCAGAAGCACCCTCTGGCAAGCTCGCCGCACTGGCATTCAAGGATTCCAGCATCTCGGTATGCGCGATGTGCACCACAAATTGCTTACGTGCTTGAATATTGCGGCGGGTATCCTTAAGCGCACCATCGGGCTTACTCCCCACCGATAAGCTCAGCAGCGGTGGATCACTGTTAACCGCCGCAAAATACGAAAAGGGCGCAAGGTTTAAGCTGCCGTCCTCATTTTCCGACAGCACCCAAGCGATGGGACGCGGCACAATGGTTTGCGTCATCGCAAAATAAATATCAGAGGATGACATCCGTGAAAAATCGAGATACATAATAATTAATCCTGTAGTTTTTGCATTGCACACTTCTGGTGCAAATGGGAATATAAAGCCCACAATTCACATGGAAAAGGAGATGTGCATGACCACCAAAATATACCTGCCTGAATCAGAAATGCCTACTCATTGGTACAACGTTGTTGCCGACATGCCCAAGCCGCCGCTGCCCTATTTGGGACCAGATGGCAACCCGGTTCCCCCCGAAGCAATGCTGGCAATTTTTCCCGAAGCCTTAGTGATGCAAGAAGTCAGCGCCGAACGCTGGATCAAAATCCCCGACCCGGTACGCGAAGCCCTGACCATGTGGCGTCCCTCCCCTCTCTTCCGCGCCCACCGACTGGAAAAGCTGCTAAAAACACCCGCGAAAATCTACTACAAAAACGAAGCCGTTAGCCCGGCAGGTTCGCACAAACCCAATACCGCCGTGGCACAAGCGTATTACAACCAGCAAGCAGGCATCAAACGCCTTGCCACTGAAACCGGCGCAGGCCAGTGGGGCTGTTCACTCGCGCTGGCGGGGCAAATGTTCGGGCTGGAAGTGCGCGTCTACATGGTCAAGGTCAGTTACCAACAAAAACCTTACCGCCGTTCCCTGATGCAAACTTGGGGTGCAGAAGTCTTCGCCAGCCCCACCGACATGACTGAATCAGGCCGTGCCAT from Thiothrix litoralis encodes the following:
- a CDS encoding flavin reductase family protein, translated to MYLDFSRMSSSDIYFAMTQTIVPRPIAWVLSENEDGSLNLAPFSYFAAVNSDPPLLSLSVGSKPDGALKDTRRNIQARKQFVVHIAHTEMLESLNASAASLPEGASEIEMLGLETVAFEGFSLPRLKDCRVAFACELYSEVPLGDGSYALLLGKIKALYAADSIASINEAGRLNVDAAAFQPIGRLGAGEYAYFGEVARLKPAS
- a CDS encoding DUF3226 domain-containing protein: MTDQRILLVEGESDKDFCQQLICTLKLNVTIEPETPRSLCQHAESDGVDVLRTIALPFALTRLSKKQITHLAVIVDADSSVHGYGFLKRRAQITVLLEQHGYIIPTLQTPFSQGEIFPHTKAGIPSVGLWIMPTHSTDGMLEDLLLDNLGNPAQQSLLSKADAAISDLGDLRTFKDTHLSKARLSTLLAWQKKPGTSAGKAYQSGVFSADSTAITAFTLWLQKVFQ
- the rep gene encoding DNA helicase Rep, which codes for MNGLNPEQQAAVTHLGSPLLVLAGAGSGKTRVITQKIAWMIRKGVHSADQIAAITFTNKAAREMRERATQLLTKEEAKGLTVSTFHTLGLNIIKREAKRLGYKKNFSILDAQDSAAILKELAHKEDVEEADNLRWIISRWKNDFISIEQAALLANTTDEKLAAILYEKYQRQIKAYNAVDFDDLIVLPVQLFEQHPDALQHWQNKLRYLLVDEYQDTNACQYRLIRLLAGVRGALTAVGDDDQSIYAWRGARPENIAQLQQDYPMLKVVKLEQNYRSTSRILQSANKLIGNNPHLFEKNLWSTLGEGDPIRIMPARTPEHEVEKVVGEILKSRFRDRAEFKDFAILYRGNHQSRLFEKALRENNIAYKISGGTSFFSRAEVKDILAYLRLISNPDDDAAFLRIINTPKREIGTSTLEKLGEYAHERKTSLLTAAQELGFAQRVSAKATQRIETFCGWLHEVTRAAENADPTKITQQVINDIGYEDWLKNTCNTPKQAESRMKNVWEIVEWIRKLHDDGAGKETLSDIIAHMSLVDMLERNNEEKEQDAVSLMTLHAAKGLEFPSVFLVGVEEELLPHANSVDEQSIQEERRLAYVGITRAQKNLTISYAKTRSRYGEASTVEPSRFLDELPPEHLEWEDKKVVTPEERQATASAYVANLQALLGD